A window of Candidatus Zixiibacteriota bacterium genomic DNA:
AGCATCTCATTTTGTATCCAGCCGTTCGTTAGATTATACTTTTCCATTAACCGTTTGGCAATAAGATACTCCTTTTTTGTTATACGTCGTGAAATCATCTCGAACTCATGAGCCCGGTAAGCCGGAAAATACTGCGACATGAGAGAAATATGGGTTTCGGTCGAAATCTCCTCGGCAATAAATTCAAAAATCTTATCAGTAGCCGAAAGCTTGTTAGGCAGAACCAGGTGACGGATTAACAGCCCCCTGCGCGCGATACCGTTGGAATCGACCTCGAGCGTCCCGACCTGCCGATACATCTCGCTTATCGCCTCACGGTTGACTTCTGGGTAATCGGGAGCGTTAGAATAACATCTGGCCGGTTCGCTCTCACCGTAGCGCATATCCGGCATATAGACTTCCACCATCCCCTCAAGGCACTCGAGCACATCGACAGAATCGTAGCCGGAGGAATTCCACACGATCGGCACTTTGAGCCCGCGCTTGCGGGCGGTCATAATCGCTTCCGCAATCCGGGCCGAATAATGAGTGGGGGTAACGAAATTGATATTGTGCGCTCCCCGGTTTTCAAGTTCGAGCATCCGATCGACGAGACCGAGAGGACTGATGTTCTTGCCATGCCCCATCTGGCTGATCGGATAATTCTGGCAGTAACTGCATTTGAGATTGCATCCGCTCAAAAAGATCGTCCCGCTTCCCCGGTTTCCGGAGATCGGCGGTTCCTCGCCGAAATGCAAATTGGCCGAGGAGATCCGGATCTGATCGGTCTGCTCGCAGATCCCTCTTTCGCCGGCTGTACGGTCGACACGGCATTGACGCGGGCATAAGTCGCAGTCAGAAAGCCTTGAAAGAAGCGACCGCACTCTCGCTTTTACATCTTTATCGATACATACCTGTCGCTGAGTCATCAGATTCCCGCGGTTTCGAGCAGTTTGGGAAGTATTTCACCGGATGGTCCCAAAAGGACCTCATCAGCAGACGGCGACAAATCGGTATGTTGCAGGTTTATCTCGACCAGGTAGGCGCCGTTGCGCTTGGCGGAAAATGGCAATCCGGCCGCCGGATATACTATTGCTGAAGTTCCCACGCAAAAGAACAGGTCGGCTGAGGCTGATTTCTGAAGTGCTTTTTCGAACACATCCTCCGGAAGCATCTCACCAAACCAGACCACATCGGGACGCACCTGTCCCCCGCATTCGCATAAAGGCAGATCGTCGCCTGCTTTAAAATCGACCCGGTCAATTGTTTTACTACATTTAAAACACTTGTTTTTGAGGATGTTGCCGTGAACTTCCAGGATATTCTCGGAACCCGCCCGCCTGTGAAGGTTATCCACGTTCTGGGTCACGAGTTGAAAATCGCTGAAATGATTTTCCATCCTCGCCAGCGCGTAATGACCCTGGTTGGGTTCGATATTGTCGATTATGTCACGGCGATGCTGATACCAGGCCAGAACCAGCTCGGGGTTGCGCATAAAGGCATCGACGGTGGCCAGTTCCTCGGCCCGGAATTTCTTCCAGATACCATCGGTACCACGAAAAGTCGGCACTCCCGACTCAGCCGAAACTCCGGCACCGGTCAGGACACAAATCTTCGGATCTTCTCTGAGAAGTTTTATCAGCCGTTCGGTAAACATCTGCGTAAATTTAACCTGATGAGCAAGACAGTCAAGTATTTTGGACAGTCCTGCGATCCATATTGTAAGTTTTCTTTTAACTTATACAAATTAATGTTGTATAATATCGCGAGATGGCAAAAAAAAGATTTAAACTCGCATATTTTACGCTGGTTCTGGCGCTGGTCTTTGCGATATCACCGCTTTCAGCTCAGGAGAATGGCGATTCGACCGAAGCAAAAAATCGGAAATCTCCAACCGGCGCACTTTTAAGGTCATTGGCCTTGCCCGGCTGGGGCCAGCTATATAACCAAAAGTACCTCAAGGCCGGCATAATCGGCATCGGTGAGAGCCTTTTGATCTATCAGACCGTTTACTACTACGGACGAACGGACACATACCGGGATCTCTACCAGAACGAAACCGACACAGAACTCAGGCAACAGTATTTCGAGCAGTTCGACAGTTACCGCGATCTTCGTAACCAGCATATCTGGTTCCTGGCGATTACAGTCTTTTACTCTATGTTCGACGCCTATGTCGACGCCCACCTGGCGGGATTCGATATCGACCTGACGCCGACTCTGGATGAACAAACCCATAACACCACGCTCTGGTTGAAACTCAATTACAGGTATTAAAAGCAATCTGTCCCGAAAAAGATCATTTTTAAAAATATTGTAACGTCTATGGAACAATTCAGTTCAATTTTGTTATATGCAAACAAATCCATCTATGCGAGACTGCTAAAGAAATTTACAATCATTAAAGTTGAGATTATAAATTTATATGATGTTCTGGTAAACATGGATGATATCTGACGATATTAGTTAAGCGGCCACGGATTCCTTACGATACTGATATAAAGAACTACATGGGAATCGACTTCTGAGGGAATCGGATGGCACAAACAGATAAGGAAAAGATAATCATGAATGGACAATCCTGCTTTTCGATCAAGGACTGTGCCCTGATCTCGCGAATGGCCGGAGTTGATTCGGCACTATCGATCCGAGAACTGCGCGAACGAGTACGGGTCTGTCCGATCGAATGCCTCTATCACCATTATTGCGAGACGGTGATCCGCCCATCTTTTGATAATCCGGAATTCCGCAATGATTTTTCGATCTGGTGCTCGCATCACATGGGTGACCGCAAGCTGGCCGAACAGCTCGGTATTTTGAATCCCTATGATTTCAACAGCCTGGAAGAACTGCGGGGTAAGGTAATGGAAGTTCTCGATGACCGGATGAGCGAGATGTACCATATTCCGACGGTTCCGCTGAGCGAGGAATTCCAGTTCATGCGCAGTGTGACCGTGGTGTTCGATACCGGTAAGGAGATCTGCTCGCCGGAAGGGCTGGTGACTCATATCCCCCAGATGAGCCTCTCCAGCATATACTATCATTTTGTGGAGGCACATCGCAGGACACCCGGTAATACCGATGACTTCACTGTTTACCTGTCCGATTACAACGACACCTATCAGAAATTGATACAGGCTTTTGACAATATCGATTTTTACTTTTTGACTTTGAGTGAACTCAAGTCGGCGCTGATCGCGGCAGTCGACCTGGAATTCTCACGGGAGGCCGCCGATGCCTAAATCACTCAAGGATTATGAATCAATTGTCGGAAGTGTCAATATATCGATTTTGAAGCAGATCGCCCGGCAGCTCAACGGCGCCAAGGTGGTTCACATCAACTCGACCAAGATAGGCGGTGGTGTGGCCGAGATTCTGGAATGGCTGGTAGCCCTGATGAATGAACTCGGCCTGCAGACATCCTGGGAAGTTATCTCCGGCCCACCGGAATTTTACATGACGACCAAATCGTTTCACAACGCCCTGCAGGGCAACGTGGTCGCGCTTCCACAGTACATGATCGATGCCTATGAAGAGACCAACCGCCAGACCGCCGAAAGGCTCCATGATACATTAAACGATGCTGATTTCGTTTTCGTCCATGACCCCCAGCCAGCCGCTCTTCTGGAGCATTTTCCGGAACGCAAGGGGCGCTGGGTGTGGCGCTGTCATATCGATGCCAGCCGGCCATACAGACGGGTCTGGAAATATCTCAGCGAGAAAGTTGAAAAATACGACGCCAGTATCTTTTCGCTGTCGAGTTTTGCCAAACGGATGCCTCATCCACAGTTCATCATCGCGCCATCGATCGATCCGCTCTCGGACAAGAACCGGGATCTCTCAGAGGCAGAGATGGCCTCGCTGTTGCAGGGTTTCGACTTCGACCATGACAGGCCGGTTCTGACACAGATCTCGCGCTTCGACCGCTTCAAAGATCCGATCGGCGTAATCGAGGCTTTCCTGGCATTGCGGGAAAACATAGACTCCCAACTGATCCTGGCAGGTGGCGGTGCCACGGACGATCCGGAAGGACAGATGGTACTCGAGGAAGTCCTGGAGGCAGCCGAAGGCAATGACGATATCCACGTTCTTAA
This region includes:
- a CDS encoding radical SAM protein, with amino-acid sequence MTQRQVCIDKDVKARVRSLLSRLSDCDLCPRQCRVDRTAGERGICEQTDQIRISSANLHFGEEPPISGNRGSGTIFLSGCNLKCSYCQNYPISQMGHGKNISPLGLVDRMLELENRGAHNINFVTPTHYSARIAEAIMTARKRGLKVPIVWNSSGYDSVDVLECLEGMVEVYMPDMRYGESEPARCYSNAPDYPEVNREAISEMYRQVGTLEVDSNGIARRGLLIRHLVLPNKLSATDKIFEFIAEEISTETHISLMSQYFPAYRAHEFEMISRRITKKEYLIAKRLMEKYNLTNGWIQNEML
- a CDS encoding NAD-dependent protein deacylase yields the protein MFTERLIKLLREDPKICVLTGAGVSAESGVPTFRGTDGIWKKFRAEELATVDAFMRNPELVLAWYQHRRDIIDNIEPNQGHYALARMENHFSDFQLVTQNVDNLHRRAGSENILEVHGNILKNKCFKCSKTIDRVDFKAGDDLPLCECGGQVRPDVVWFGEMLPEDVFEKALQKSASADLFFCVGTSAIVYPAAGLPFSAKRNGAYLVEINLQHTDLSPSADEVLLGPSGEILPKLLETAGI
- a CDS encoding glycosyltransferase; the protein is MPKSLKDYESIVGSVNISILKQIARQLNGAKVVHINSTKIGGGVAEILEWLVALMNELGLQTSWEVISGPPEFYMTTKSFHNALQGNVVALPQYMIDAYEETNRQTAERLHDTLNDADFVFVHDPQPAALLEHFPERKGRWVWRCHIDASRPYRRVWKYLSEKVEKYDASIFSLSSFAKRMPHPQFIIAPSIDPLSDKNRDLSEAEMASLLQGFDFDHDRPVLTQISRFDRFKDPIGVIEAFLALRENIDSQLILAGGGATDDPEGQMVLEEVLEAAEGNDDIHVLNLPGDAHKTINALQRISTIVMQKSLQEGFGLTVTEALWKEKPVIGGNAGGIRLQVHNHHTGFLVDTPEGAALRMRYLLSHPEVIKLMGQTGKRFVLENFLLTRHLREYLTLMLGIWHGLENYLITQ